In Mesorhizobium sp. J428, the genomic window AGCGACACGGAAATCGTCGGGGACAGTCCTCACCAGATGATAGTTGAGCGCGGTCTTGATGACCTCGTGCTGAATGCCCTTCGAGTTCATGGGCACGATCTCCCCGCCGATCAGCTCGAAGCGCTCGTCCTCATCGAACAGTCCAAGCCGTGTCGCCTCCTCGATTTCGGCAACACTCCAACGCCGGCGAGGCAGGCCTTCAGCGGCTTGCGTCGTCATCGACAGGTCCGGCGATCGGAACGGCTGGTTCATGGCGGCACTCTAACATCGAACCCGCATGAGGCCAATTACCCGAGGCTCAGCCTCACCGCTGCCGCAGCGTCCTCTGTCCCTGCGCGATGCCGATGAAGTCGCGTGCGGATTGCTGCAGGCCGAGGCCGCGGCGCCACACCATGCCGACCTGCACGACCGGCAGAGCCCCCGAGATGTCGCGGCTCTCGATGCGGTCGCCTTCGAGGGACCATGGCCGGTAGACGAGGTCGGGCAGGAGCGCGACGCCGGCTCCGGTCGCCACCAGGCTGCGCACGGCCTCGACCGAGCGCGTGCGGAAGGCGACGTGCGGCCGGGCGCCCAGCGCCATCAGCAGCTTGCCCGTGTTCTCCTCGATCTCGTCGATGGTCAGCATGATCAGCGGCTCGGTGGCCACGTCGGCCAGCGAGATGATCTCGGCCGTCGCCAGCGGATGGCCGAGCGGCAGCCACAGCCGGTAGGGCGAGGTTTCGAGGATCTCCGCCTGCAGCGCCATCCGGTCGCGCAGGTTGGAGATGACCATCACAGCGATGTCGAGCTCGCCGCCGACCAGCAGGTGCTCCAGATAGTCGCCATTGTCCTCGATCGCCGTGACTTCGACGCCCGGAAAGGCGCGGCGGTAGCGCGCAAGCAGGTCGGACAGCACGTAGCCGGCGACCAGCGAGGTGACGCCGAGCTGAAGGCGCCCCGACGCCTGCTCCGCCTCGCCGGAGAAGGTGCGGCGCGCGTCGGAGACGTCGGCCAGGATCTTCGTCGCGTGGCGCAGGAACTGGTGCCCCTTGTGGGTGATGTTCAGGCCGCGCGGATGGCGCTCGAACAGGTTCACGCCGAGATCCGTCTCCAGTTCCTTGATCGCCTCGGTCACGGCGGACTGGGAAATCGACAGGATCTGCGCCGCGCGCGACACGCC contains:
- a CDS encoding LysR family transcriptional regulator: MAFTLRQLQYFVAVAEQGGVSRAAQILSISQSAVTEAIKELETDLGVNLFERHPRGLNITHKGHQFLRHATKILADVSDARRTFSGEAEQASGRLQLGVTSLVAGYVLSDLLARYRRAFPGVEVTAIEDNGDYLEHLLVGGELDIAVMVISNLRDRMALQAEILETSPYRLWLPLGHPLATAEIISLADVATEPLIMLTIDEIEENTGKLLMALGARPHVAFRTRSVEAVRSLVATGAGVALLPDLVYRPWSLEGDRIESRDISGALPVVQVGMVWRRGLGLQQSARDFIGIAQGQRTLRQR